The Roseofilum capinflatum BLCC-M114 genome includes a window with the following:
- a CDS encoding SpoIIE family protein phosphatase, translating to MNKASGKLPLRMVLIVPFLVQIFAVVGLTGYWSYRNGQEAVEELATQLREEITNRIEEHLNTYLDTPHLINEINAHDLELEKLDLQDITGLERHFWQQIQLFPEASYIYLGTPSELFSGAEQVVDGIPNVAYSRTDSPDQSFETYATNKRGDRTELLSEVPGYDVLTRPWYLAAKKAGKPVWGDIYVWVAPYPNVALPAVRPYYNQDGDLEAVFAVDLSLLAIADFLEKLEVGKTGETFIIERNGLLVASSTGDLPFIEENQEQKRIQADQIADPLIQNTAQFLHANFENLKDISNSQQLRFEQEGQWQLVQVTPYTDDYGLDWLIVVIVPESDFMAKIHENNRTTIFLCLAALGVATVVGIITSRWIVQAIFNLNEAAKKISSGEWQNSVDINRTDELGELARSFNSMANQLKSSFETLESQKEDLARKNEDLKQLDEIKNTFLANTSHELRTPLNGIIGIAESLIDGVTGELKPATRSNLFTIIASARRLSNLVNDILDFSKLQHQTISLQLKAVDLHSIVEIVLTLSKPLVGKKDLELINSIPVEFPPAEADENRLQQILYNLVGNAIKFTPSGTVEVSAELIYSGDHHSHLSISVSDTGIGISEDKFDQIFASFEQADGSTEREYGGTGLGLAITKQLIELHQGTITVTSQINQGSRFTFTLPIASGEVERSALSVPLQNFDAMSAMSEEEGLTGSESMEPVEIDDQLKILIVDDEPVNRQVLVNHLSLKNYGIWQASTGQEALDLIRDGLKPDLILLDVMMPKMTGYEVTKRLRKTFNATELPILLLTAKTQIQDIVTGLNVGANDYLSKPIAKDELLARLRTQLNLKRLKAENLYLSAELDIIRRMQEMVLPSADELKAIAALDIAGYMQPAEEVGGDYYDVLVEGDRLKIGIGDVTGHGLESSIIMIMAQTAVRTLQESQQTDPVEFLSILNRTLYGNIERINSDKSMTLALLDYSNGVIQLSGQHEEAIVVRRDGSIERIDTIDLGLPLGLEANINEFIAQCQIPLHSGDVVVLYSDGIPEAPSADKGRYGIERLCEVVQANHQRSAEDIRQAIIADVQDHIGEHKVFDDMALVILKQK from the coding sequence ATGAATAAAGCATCTGGGAAATTGCCGTTACGGATGGTGCTAATTGTACCATTTTTAGTGCAAATTTTTGCTGTTGTTGGATTGACTGGATATTGGTCATATCGCAATGGTCAGGAGGCTGTTGAAGAATTAGCAACTCAGTTACGGGAAGAAATTACGAATCGAATTGAAGAACATTTGAATACCTATCTAGACACACCCCATTTAATTAACGAAATTAATGCCCATGATTTAGAATTAGAGAAATTAGATCTACAAGACATTACAGGATTAGAGCGCCACTTTTGGCAACAAATCCAGCTTTTTCCCGAAGCCTCCTATATCTATTTAGGCACGCCATCCGAGTTATTTAGTGGTGCAGAGCAAGTAGTTGATGGCATTCCCAATGTTGCCTATTCGAGAACCGATAGTCCAGATCAAAGTTTTGAAACCTATGCCACGAATAAACGCGGCGATCGCACGGAGTTATTATCCGAAGTTCCCGGTTATGATGTATTAACTCGACCTTGGTATTTAGCCGCTAAAAAAGCGGGTAAACCGGTTTGGGGAGATATCTATGTTTGGGTAGCACCCTATCCCAATGTGGCCTTACCTGCGGTGCGTCCCTATTATAATCAGGACGGTGACCTAGAAGCGGTCTTTGCGGTAGATTTATCTTTGCTGGCGATCGCCGATTTCCTAGAAAAACTAGAAGTGGGAAAAACGGGAGAAACCTTTATTATCGAGCGCAATGGCTTATTAGTGGCTTCTTCCACTGGCGATTTACCCTTTATTGAAGAAAATCAAGAGCAAAAACGTATTCAAGCTGATCAGATTGCCGATCCGTTAATTCAAAATACCGCTCAATTTTTACATGCCAACTTTGAGAACTTAAAAGATATCTCTAATTCTCAACAATTGCGCTTTGAACAAGAGGGACAATGGCAACTGGTTCAAGTCACTCCCTATACAGATGATTATGGATTAGATTGGCTCATTGTCGTGATTGTGCCAGAGTCGGATTTCATGGCGAAAATCCATGAAAACAATCGTACCACTATTTTCCTCTGTTTAGCCGCGTTGGGGGTAGCAACCGTTGTGGGAATTATCACTTCTCGATGGATTGTACAAGCCATTTTTAATCTGAATGAAGCGGCCAAAAAAATCTCTAGTGGGGAATGGCAAAATAGTGTCGATATCAATCGGACAGATGAATTAGGAGAGTTGGCTCGCTCATTTAATTCTATGGCGAATCAGCTCAAATCCTCTTTTGAAACTCTAGAGAGTCAAAAAGAAGATTTAGCCCGAAAAAATGAAGACCTGAAACAACTCGATGAAATTAAAAATACATTTTTAGCTAATACCTCCCATGAACTCAGAACGCCCTTAAATGGGATTATTGGCATTGCGGAATCCTTGATTGATGGAGTCACGGGTGAGCTAAAACCAGCGACTCGTTCTAACTTATTTACGATTATTGCCAGCGCTCGTCGGTTGTCTAATTTGGTCAATGATATTTTAGATTTTTCTAAGTTACAACATCAGACCATTAGCTTGCAACTGAAAGCGGTCGATTTACATTCTATTGTCGAAATTGTCTTAACTTTATCTAAGCCGTTAGTCGGGAAAAAAGACTTAGAACTGATTAATAGTATTCCTGTGGAGTTTCCTCCCGCAGAAGCTGATGAAAACCGTCTGCAACAAATTTTGTATAACTTAGTGGGAAATGCGATTAAATTTACGCCATCAGGAACTGTAGAAGTGAGTGCAGAATTGATTTACTCTGGCGATCATCACTCTCATCTATCGATTTCAGTGTCGGATACGGGAATTGGTATTTCAGAAGATAAGTTTGATCAAATTTTTGCCTCTTTTGAGCAAGCGGATGGTTCAACGGAACGGGAATATGGGGGAACGGGATTAGGGTTAGCGATTACCAAGCAACTGATCGAACTACATCAGGGAACAATTACGGTAACTTCTCAGATTAATCAAGGATCGAGGTTTACGTTTACTTTACCTATTGCTTCCGGTGAAGTCGAGAGGTCTGCCTTAAGTGTACCGCTCCAAAATTTTGATGCTATGTCTGCGATGTCTGAGGAGGAAGGATTAACGGGTTCTGAATCTATGGAGCCGGTGGAGATCGACGATCAATTAAAAATTTTGATTGTGGATGATGAGCCGGTGAATCGTCAAGTGTTGGTGAATCATTTATCTTTGAAAAATTATGGAATTTGGCAAGCGAGTACGGGTCAAGAAGCTTTAGACTTAATTCGTGATGGGTTAAAACCGGATTTGATTTTGCTGGATGTGATGATGCCGAAAATGACGGGATATGAGGTTACGAAGCGATTAAGAAAAACGTTTAATGCGACGGAGTTGCCGATTTTGTTACTGACGGCTAAAACTCAAATTCAAGATATTGTGACGGGTTTGAATGTGGGGGCGAATGATTATTTGAGCAAACCCATTGCTAAGGATGAGTTATTGGCACGGTTGCGGACTCAGCTCAATTTGAAGCGTTTGAAGGCGGAGAATTTGTATTTAAGTGCGGAGTTGGATATTATTCGCCGGATGCAAGAGATGGTGTTGCCTTCTGCTGATGAGTTAAAGGCGATCGCCGCTTTGGATATTGCTGGATATATGCAACCGGCTGAAGAGGTGGGTGGAGACTACTATGATGTGTTGGTTGAGGGCGATCGCCTGAAAATCGGTATTGGCGATGTCACCGGCCATGGTCTCGAAAGCAGTATCATCATGATTATGGCTCAAACTGCCGTCCGTACCCTGCAAGAAAGTCAACAAACCGATCCTGTAGAATTTCTCTCCATTCTCAATCGGACTCTCTATGGCAATATCGAGCGCATCAACTCTGATAAAAGTATGACTCTTGCGCTTCTCGACTATAGCAATGGAGTCATTCAACTGAGCGGACAACATGAAGAAGCGATCGTCGTTCGCCGGGATGGATCGATAGAAAGAATTGATACTATAGATCTTGGACTTCCCCTGGGTTTAGAAGCCAACATTAATGAGTTTATTGCCCAATGTCAAATTCCCCTGCATTCTGGGGATGTAGTGGTTCTCTATAGTGATGGCATTCCGGAAGCACCCAGTGCTGACAAGGGTCGATATGGTATCGAGAGACTCTGTGAAGTGGTTCAAGCCAATCACCAGCGATCGGCTGAAGACATTCGCCAAGCCATTATTGCCGATGTCCAGGATCACATTGGGGAGCATAAAGTCTTTGATGATATGGCTCTAGTGATCCTGAAACAAAAATAA
- a CDS encoding DUF4114 domain-containing protein encodes MKSHTARTLALATATTTALLSAPSAYALSLRSDLFNTFNSMVRQERLQMEDSAASLLELDPETLRWTQGADSVDVFFINEGAVFRNQLLYSANGGAAQMIFDDIASPDSIIPETDGPMQLGEGVSLGTFTGDTSLNFMIEADGAQKENGHIYGTDVALNPDGLQHLVAYEYFDNIEEENWVILGFEDLYGVHIDDGGWSDRDFNDVVIAVRGITGTGVSVPEPSSTAAVLGLAAFGIAGLRKSKKEV; translated from the coding sequence ATGAAATCCCATACAGCTCGTACCCTGGCCCTTGCTACTGCTACAACTACAGCTTTACTCTCTGCACCCTCGGCCTATGCACTCTCCTTAAGATCTGACTTATTTAATACCTTTAACTCAATGGTCAGACAAGAACGCCTGCAAATGGAAGATAGTGCTGCGAGTCTGTTGGAGTTAGACCCAGAAACCTTACGCTGGACTCAAGGAGCAGATTCTGTAGATGTGTTCTTTATCAATGAAGGGGCAGTATTCCGCAACCAATTGCTCTACTCCGCTAATGGTGGAGCAGCACAAATGATTTTTGATGATATTGCTTCTCCAGACAGCATTATCCCAGAAACCGATGGGCCCATGCAGTTAGGAGAAGGGGTAAGCTTGGGAACCTTTACCGGTGATACTTCCCTAAATTTTATGATTGAAGCTGACGGCGCACAGAAAGAGAACGGTCATATCTATGGTACTGATGTTGCCTTGAATCCTGATGGTTTGCAGCACCTAGTTGCCTATGAATATTTTGACAACATTGAGGAAGAAAATTGGGTTATTTTAGGATTTGAAGACCTCTATGGTGTTCATATTGATGATGGAGGATGGTCAGATAGGGATTTCAACGATGTAGTGATTGCTGTTCGGGGAATTACTGGCACTGGAGTTTCCGTTCCTGAACCTTCCAGCACGGCTGCTGTTTTAGGATTAGCTGCATTCGGGATAGCAGGTCTGCGTAAAAGCAAGAAAGAAGTTTAA
- a CDS encoding CHAT domain-containing protein has product MVSFKATKVYLSTLCTVVVSGLWVGFPLGSSSVAQVRSFQDWCEDSRISPSQKHTVSVLLQMAETSDCGEAQQVLGEFISLDLVNREIEDIAPLSSLTHLKGLNLSFNQIRDITPLGNLSQLSFLLLSGNKIEDITPLGNLSQLSYVILDRNQIRNLPPSFPNLRQLTALDLQNNPLVEKKCPVTPATVCLFSDDALDVFAQGEQAYQQGNFEEALTRFAQAREVYQESGDRRKEADSLNRMGDIYSQLSEYAKSITIRLQALTLRRSLQDLPGIGASLTSLADSYEKLGQYSQARSALQAALENMEAQEQGGIPLEGGLYELPKDQGELHNSLARVQNKMGEHEVALQSAQTALKYYNLLPDGYDGKDFGIRNTFDQIGITYGYLEQFQQAESFLNQALELGEQMGDRAGIASSLTHLGQVASAQGDTQTALDSYRQALEIRKEIGDRAGSGIILNQIGAVYLSQDDYSRAIPPLQEAITLWESLRPGLRDSDKVSLFETQITTYEQLQQALIAEEQTEAALEIAERARARAFVELLAARLSGQSAETFDTPNPPTLAEIRRIAQEQQATLVQYSIVGETLYIWVIQPNGLIELRSQNLEDLGITLEDAAERTRVAAVTGRSRGVQQGVNDWVQATRSGVQDNELEPPANTQKRSVNRRLRKSYELLIEPIVDLLPNNPQETVIFIPQGSLFLVPFPALQDQQGVYLIEKHTLLTAPSIQVLGLARQRTQQLSSNLTGALVVGNPKMPSLAESPEGKPEPLDPLPGAEAEALVIADLLGTEPLIGAEATEENIAQQIENAPLIHLATHGLLDELEVLGFRTPGALALTPTGNTRATDGWLTSEEILDLNLTAQLVVLSACNTGRGDITGDGIIGLSRSLIAAGTPSVLVSLWAVPDAPTSELMQAFYRELPTSNNRAAALRQAMLTTLETFPNPKAWAGFTLVGEGRVMND; this is encoded by the coding sequence ATGGTGAGTTTCAAGGCTACAAAAGTTTATTTAAGCACACTCTGTACGGTTGTGGTTTCGGGATTATGGGTCGGTTTTCCCCTAGGAAGCTCTTCCGTGGCGCAGGTGCGATCTTTTCAAGATTGGTGCGAGGATAGCAGGATATCCCCATCACAAAAGCATACGGTGTCTGTGTTATTGCAGATGGCGGAAACCTCAGACTGTGGGGAAGCGCAGCAGGTTTTAGGGGAGTTTATTAGTCTGGATTTAGTCAACCGAGAGATTGAAGATATTGCGCCGTTGTCGAGTTTGACTCATTTGAAGGGGCTGAATTTGAGTTTTAATCAGATTCGGGATATTACGCCTTTGGGGAATTTGAGTCAGCTCAGTTTTTTGTTGTTGTCGGGGAATAAAATTGAGGATATTACGCCTTTAGGGAATTTAAGTCAGCTTAGTTATGTGATTCTCGATCGCAACCAAATCCGCAACCTACCCCCATCTTTCCCTAATTTACGCCAATTAACGGCGCTGGATCTGCAAAATAACCCGTTAGTGGAGAAAAAGTGCCCGGTTACTCCGGCAACCGTCTGTTTATTCAGTGATGATGCTTTGGATGTGTTTGCCCAAGGGGAACAAGCCTATCAACAGGGGAATTTTGAGGAAGCGTTAACGAGGTTTGCCCAGGCTAGGGAAGTGTATCAAGAGAGTGGCGATCGCCGCAAGGAAGCCGATAGTCTCAATCGTATGGGGGATATTTACAGCCAACTGAGCGAATATGCTAAGTCGATTACCATCCGTTTGCAAGCTTTAACCCTTCGTCGCTCCTTGCAAGACTTACCCGGAATTGGAGCATCCCTGACCAGTTTAGCCGATAGTTATGAGAAATTAGGACAATATTCCCAAGCGCGATCGGCTTTGCAAGCAGCGCTGGAGAATATGGAAGCGCAGGAACAGGGGGGTATTCCCTTGGAAGGGGGACTCTATGAACTGCCCAAGGATCAGGGCGAGTTGCATAATTCTTTGGCACGGGTGCAGAATAAGATGGGCGAGCATGAAGTGGCGCTCCAGTCTGCCCAAACTGCCCTCAAGTATTACAACTTGCTGCCGGATGGCTATGATGGCAAAGACTTTGGCATCCGCAATACCTTCGATCAAATTGGCATCACCTATGGCTATTTAGAGCAGTTCCAGCAAGCCGAATCTTTTCTCAATCAAGCGCTTGAGCTAGGGGAACAAATGGGCGATCGCGCCGGTATAGCCAGTAGTTTAACCCATTTGGGCCAAGTAGCCAGCGCTCAAGGAGACACCCAAACGGCTTTGGACTCCTATCGCCAAGCGTTGGAGATTCGGAAAGAAATTGGCGATCGCGCCGGATCGGGTATAATTCTCAATCAAATTGGCGCAGTCTATCTCAGCCAAGATGATTATAGCCGCGCCATCCCCCCCTTACAAGAAGCCATTACCCTGTGGGAATCTCTGCGCCCCGGTTTACGCGATAGCGATAAAGTCTCCCTGTTTGAAACCCAAATTACCACCTACGAACAATTGCAACAGGCACTCATTGCCGAAGAGCAAACCGAAGCCGCCCTAGAAATAGCCGAACGCGCCAGAGCCAGAGCCTTTGTAGAACTGCTTGCCGCTCGCTTAAGCGGTCAAAGTGCAGAAACCTTTGATACGCCCAACCCGCCCACCTTAGCGGAAATCCGCCGTATTGCCCAAGAACAACAAGCCACCCTGGTGCAATATTCCATCGTCGGAGAGACGCTGTATATTTGGGTAATTCAGCCCAATGGACTGATTGAGCTGCGATCGCAAAACCTAGAAGACTTAGGCATTACCCTAGAAGATGCCGCCGAACGTACCCGCGTCGCCGCCGTCACCGGCAGAAGTCGCGGCGTTCAACAGGGAGTCAATGACTGGGTACAAGCCACCCGCTCCGGAGTCCAAGACAACGAGCTAGAACCCCCTGCCAACACCCAAAAACGGAGCGTTAACCGTCGATTAAGGAAAAGCTACGAACTCCTAATTGAACCCATTGTCGATTTACTGCCCAATAATCCCCAAGAAACCGTCATCTTTATCCCCCAAGGCAGCTTATTTCTAGTCCCCTTTCCCGCCTTACAAGATCAACAAGGGGTATATCTGATCGAGAAACATACCCTACTCACCGCCCCGTCCATTCAAGTCTTAGGACTCGCTCGCCAACGCACCCAACAACTCTCCTCCAATCTCACCGGTGCATTAGTCGTTGGCAACCCCAAAATGCCCAGCCTAGCCGAGTCTCCCGAAGGCAAACCGGAACCCCTTGACCCCCTCCCCGGTGCAGAAGCAGAAGCCCTCGTCATTGCCGATTTACTGGGCACTGAACCCCTGATTGGAGCCGAAGCCACCGAGGAAAACATCGCCCAACAGATAGAAAACGCCCCATTGATTCACTTAGCCACCCATGGCTTATTAGATGAGCTGGAAGTCTTAGGATTTCGCACCCCCGGAGCCTTAGCCCTCACTCCCACCGGCAATACCCGCGCAACCGATGGCTGGCTGACTTCCGAGGAAATCCTCGATCTCAATTTAACCGCTCAGTTGGTGGTTCTCAGTGCTTGTAACACGGGACGAGGGGATATTACCGGAGATGGCATTATTGGCTTATCCCGCTCCCTGATTGCGGCGGGAACCCCTAGTGTATTGGTCTCCTTGTGGGCAGTTCCAGATGCTCCCACCTCCGAGTTAATGCAGGCATTTTATCGGGAATTACCCACAAGCAATAATCGCGCCGCCGCCTTGCGTCAAGCCATGTTAACCACCTTAGAGACCTTTCCCAATCCTAAAGCTTGGGCGGGTTTTACCTTAGTGGGAGAAGGAAGAGTGATGAACGATTAA
- a CDS encoding OmpA family protein — MTEAPDSPTPPTPPSPPSQGNMVTFLLVTLFRLLLLGVSSSMAFILGIAIAFFYPDPNPQMPWIERVLQQPFNPLNAQWWQFRPSATVPPLSLEQRQQAQAEFNQLRLDFNTWENRLTQLEVQLNQPFPQKPIKTRLSLLEQQLSAQLGHASPKVFMVTLPSDLLFEGDRTTLNPKQSELLDSLIADLRNFPDTTIQINAYTDNLGDTQENLDLSLQQAESVYEYLYAGLGDGYHFLRVGYGETQFLAANDSDSERQRNRRVEIIIE; from the coding sequence GTGACTGAAGCACCTGATTCCCCAACCCCTCCCACTCCCCCCTCTCCCCCATCTCAGGGAAATATGGTTACGTTTCTCTTGGTAACCCTATTTCGCCTGTTATTGCTGGGGGTGAGCAGCTCTATGGCCTTTATTTTGGGTATAGCGATCGCCTTCTTTTACCCCGATCCCAATCCCCAAATGCCCTGGATTGAACGGGTTTTGCAGCAACCGTTTAATCCCCTCAACGCCCAATGGTGGCAATTTCGCCCTTCAGCCACTGTCCCTCCCCTGAGTCTAGAACAGCGCCAGCAGGCCCAAGCTGAGTTCAATCAACTTCGATTAGACTTCAACACCTGGGAAAATCGCCTCACCCAGTTAGAAGTCCAACTCAATCAACCCTTTCCCCAAAAACCGATTAAGACTCGCCTGAGTTTACTCGAGCAACAGTTATCGGCTCAATTGGGTCACGCTTCTCCCAAGGTCTTCATGGTAACGCTACCGAGTGACTTACTGTTTGAAGGCGATCGCACCACCCTCAATCCCAAACAATCGGAGTTACTCGATAGCCTGATTGCCGACTTACGCAATTTTCCCGATACGACCATTCAAATTAACGCCTATACGGATAATTTAGGCGATACCCAAGAAAACCTAGACCTTTCCTTACAACAAGCAGAATCGGTTTATGAATATCTTTATGCTGGGTTAGGAGATGGCTACCATTTCCTCCGAGTGGGTTATGGAGAAACTCAATTCTTAGCCGCTAATGACTCCGACTCAGAAAGACAACGCAACCGTCGAGTGGAGATTATCATCGAATAG
- a CDS encoding YajQ family cyclic di-GMP-binding protein, translating into MASSYSFDVVSDFDQQELVNALDQTEREIKSRYDLKDSKTTVELVDDTITINTDSNLTLESVTTILRTKAAKRKLSLKIFQFGDIEAAGGNRVRQEIKLKRGIDQDLGKKINKRIRDEFKKVQASIQGDSLRVSSKSKDDLQQVIQMLKQEDLPVDLQFTNYR; encoded by the coding sequence ATGGCTTCTTCCTATTCCTTTGATGTAGTTAGTGACTTTGACCAACAAGAGTTAGTGAATGCTCTAGACCAAACCGAACGGGAAATTAAATCCCGTTATGATTTAAAGGACTCGAAAACGACGGTGGAGTTGGTAGACGATACGATTACCATCAATACCGATAGTAATTTAACCTTAGAATCGGTGACTACCATTTTGCGGACTAAAGCCGCCAAGCGTAAACTCTCGTTGAAAATTTTCCAATTTGGAGACATCGAGGCGGCTGGAGGCAACCGAGTCCGTCAGGAAATTAAGCTCAAGCGCGGTATCGATCAGGATTTAGGCAAAAAGATTAATAAGCGCATTCGGGATGAGTTTAAGAAGGTACAAGCCTCGATTCAAGGGGATTCTTTGCGGGTGTCATCTAAGTCGAAAGATGATCTGCAACAGGTGATTCAGATGTTGAAACAGGAAGATTTACCGGTGGACTTGCAGTTTACTAATTATCGTTAA
- a CDS encoding MAPEG family protein: MSVSVSALLLYAIAGAAFLIYFPFLWVAYARFQGGMAYLETPRALSDQLPDYAKRANWAHQNSIEAFMLFAAAAGMAYATGVDSMVAGWAALVFLIARGLYSIFYIFNIPLGRSLMFGIGSLCNLTLFALSFLQVSS, encoded by the coding sequence TTGTCCGTTTCTGTTTCTGCTCTGTTACTCTATGCGATCGCTGGAGCAGCGTTTTTAATCTATTTTCCCTTTCTTTGGGTCGCCTATGCCCGCTTTCAAGGGGGGATGGCTTATTTAGAAACCCCTAGAGCGCTCTCGGATCAATTGCCAGATTATGCGAAACGAGCCAATTGGGCCCACCAAAATTCGATTGAGGCCTTTATGCTTTTTGCGGCGGCTGCGGGGATGGCCTATGCCACTGGAGTAGACTCTATGGTGGCCGGTTGGGCAGCCTTAGTGTTCTTGATCGCTCGTGGGTTATATAGTATCTTTTATATTTTTAACATTCCCTTGGGGCGATCGCTCATGTTTGGCATTGGCTCCTTGTGCAATTTAACTCTGTTTGCCTTAAGCTTTCTGCAAGTGAGCAGTTAG
- a CDS encoding DNA-processing protein DprA, which translates to MSQSLEIPKFDTLEQELATIQQTGSKRLALLGSRHVPITHQHLIETMSYSLVLSGNHIITSGATGTNFAAVRGAMRADPNLLTVILPQSLDRQPRESRKLLEQVIHLVEKPENNELSLGEASSLCNGEIITRCQQLICFAFHDSWTLLQTCRDAEEQRKVVTLFYFD; encoded by the coding sequence TTGAGTCAATCCTTAGAAATTCCTAAATTTGATACCCTAGAGCAAGAACTGGCAACGATCCAGCAAACTGGATCAAAGCGGCTGGCCCTCCTCGGTTCTCGCCATGTCCCCATAACTCATCAACATCTGATTGAAACGATGAGTTATTCCCTGGTTCTATCGGGAAACCACATTATTACCTCTGGAGCAACGGGCACGAATTTTGCCGCAGTCCGAGGAGCTATGCGGGCAGATCCCAATTTACTGACCGTCATTTTGCCTCAAAGCTTAGACCGTCAACCGAGAGAATCTCGAAAATTACTCGAACAAGTGATTCACTTGGTGGAAAAACCAGAGAACAATGAATTGTCTTTGGGTGAAGCGAGTTCGTTGTGTAATGGGGAAATTATTACCCGATGTCAGCAACTGATTTGTTTTGCGTTTCACGATAGCTGGACTTTATTGCAAACTTGCCGTGATGCAGAAGAGCAGCGTAAAGTGGTAACCTTGTTTTACTTTGATTGA
- a CDS encoding phosphotransacetylase family protein encodes MTGISQYLLIGSLESYSGKSATLLGLGAQLKERGFDIAYGKPLSTGHGNLMVKGMDEDGAFIAQILDLPADRLYPTLVSMDQQTIQQRLSQGNAGKGQVTFEPHYPPSPEQLVLLEGPGTLDEGRLFGLSLAQMADQLSAGIVLVIPFDGQKVIDQALSAQERLGDRLIGIVVNDITADFIERFDQEFAPYLESQGIAILGQLPRSNLLRSISVRELVSRLEATVLCRADRLDLMVESLRIGAMNVNSALKYFRKAENMAVVTGGDRTDIQLAALETSTQCLILTGHLSPSELIISRAEELEIPILTVDLDTLTTVEIIDNAFGTVPIQEPVKVQCMSELTSAHVDLDRLLDSLKSN; translated from the coding sequence GTGACGGGTATCAGCCAATATCTACTAATAGGTTCCCTAGAATCCTACAGTGGTAAGTCAGCAACATTATTAGGGCTTGGAGCGCAACTAAAAGAGCGAGGCTTCGATATTGCCTATGGTAAGCCTTTATCGACGGGACATGGAAACCTGATGGTTAAAGGAATGGATGAGGATGGGGCATTTATTGCACAAATCCTAGATCTACCTGCCGATCGCCTCTATCCGACGTTGGTTTCCATGGATCAACAGACCATTCAACAGCGATTATCCCAGGGTAATGCAGGTAAGGGCCAAGTCACGTTTGAACCCCATTATCCCCCATCTCCGGAGCAATTAGTGCTATTGGAAGGGCCAGGGACTTTGGATGAAGGGAGATTGTTTGGCTTGTCTTTAGCACAGATGGCCGATCAACTCTCGGCGGGAATTGTATTGGTGATTCCGTTTGATGGCCAAAAGGTGATCGATCAGGCTTTGTCAGCTCAGGAGCGTTTGGGCGATCGCCTGATCGGAATTGTCGTTAATGATATTACTGCCGACTTTATCGAGAGGTTTGACCAAGAGTTTGCCCCCTATCTCGAATCTCAAGGCATTGCCATCTTGGGCCAGCTCCCCCGCAGTAATTTATTGCGTAGTATTAGTGTTCGGGAATTGGTTAGCCGCCTAGAAGCAACTGTGTTATGTCGAGCCGATCGCCTAGATTTGATGGTGGAGAGTTTGCGGATCGGAGCCATGAACGTCAATTCAGCTCTGAAATACTTCCGTAAAGCGGAAAATATGGCCGTCGTTACTGGGGGCGATCGAACCGATATTCAATTGGCGGCCCTGGAAACTTCGACCCAATGTTTAATTCTCACCGGCCATCTGTCTCCCTCAGAACTCATTATTAGTCGAGCTGAAGAGTTGGAAATTCCTATTCTTACAGTAGATCTCGATACCTTAACCACTGTGGAAATTATTGATAATGCCTTCGGCACAGTACCGATCCAAGAGCCAGTTAAAGTCCAGTGTATGTCTGAGTTGACCTCTGCCCACGTTGACCTCGATCGGCTGTTGGACTCCCTCAAGAGCAATTAA
- the ebsA gene encoding type IV pilus biogenesis protein EbsA, whose translation MTTDLSAIEPAQGGVVGVYQPYYQGNKRAALPYAISVYEKTSLEGERRIEKGESIPFLATWFIVSKLPADETVCRMQFDGQSELTYEVKLPNHEFIEFLIELYVNWRRTKMIDFSQAFYRKLLRLDD comes from the coding sequence ATGACTACCGATCTCAGTGCCATTGAACCCGCTCAAGGTGGAGTGGTTGGGGTTTATCAGCCTTACTACCAAGGTAACAAGCGTGCTGCCTTGCCCTATGCCATAAGTGTGTATGAGAAAACCTCTCTAGAAGGGGAACGCCGGATTGAGAAAGGAGAGAGCATTCCTTTTTTGGCCACTTGGTTTATTGTCTCCAAACTCCCCGCAGATGAGACAGTCTGTCGGATGCAGTTTGATGGTCAGTCGGAACTGACCTACGAGGTGAAACTGCCCAATCATGAATTTATCGAGTTTTTGATTGAGTTGTATGTCAATTGGCGCAGAACGAAAATGATTGATTTTTCCCAAGCGTTCTACCGAAAGCTATTACGATTAGATGACTAA